Proteins encoded by one window of Acuticoccus sp. MNP-M23:
- a CDS encoding biotin carboxylase N-terminal domain-containing protein — MVGVPLSGADGEGYGVFKTLLIANRGEIAVRIMKTAKRLGIETVAVYSEADRGAMHTRVADRAVLIGPADAARSYLDKNRILLAAREAGADAIHPGYGFLSENAAFAEACAAARIAFVGPPAAAISAMGSKADAKTLMERAGVPVVRGYHGEMQSAEFLKRKAYEIGYPVLIKAIAGGGGKGMRRVDKAIDFDDALAEARREAKNAFGDDRVLVERFIKQPRHIEIQVFADTRGRTVSLHERDCSVQRRHQKIMEESPAPGMTPELRASMGRAAVMAAEAVGYVGAGTVEFIVEGGGELTEDGFFFMEMNTRLQVEHPVTEMVTGFDLVEWQLRVAAGEPLPSGEPRPPKGHALEVRLYAEDPDNGFLPSTGRLAALSFPEGVRVDTGAETGDRVSPFYDPMIAKMIVHADSRDAAFAAMRDALDRTVAIGPRTNLPFLAKLVTHPDILAANHDTGFVGHALDDLTGGTVSAEAVADAAASLVAAAEVPAPVESGFQNPWLARDGYRLTGHAASDVSLLVDGEPRFARLDSGPEGQTVSIDGIVGTVGGPRVIYADGDAFAVEAGRAVRVSLVEQLSREIAPDAAGGALAPMHGRIVAVHVSPGMTVAPGDKLFAIEAMKMEHTVKAVAEGVVLEVHAAAGDQVAERAEVIVLGPPGSVPAAPEPAEELPLAVPVETEPTAEASYDAGETAPVPEADGQAETAALGIDDDANNAADAEAANGDGAVGAALENEGPDGDGADDTAAPSPREY, encoded by the coding sequence ATGGTGGGCGTTCCGCTGAGTGGCGCGGATGGCGAGGGGTACGGTGTGTTCAAGACGCTGCTGATTGCAAACCGCGGTGAAATTGCGGTGCGCATCATGAAGACGGCGAAGCGGCTCGGGATCGAGACCGTCGCTGTCTATTCGGAAGCCGACCGGGGCGCGATGCACACGCGCGTTGCCGACCGGGCGGTGCTGATCGGCCCGGCCGACGCTGCCCGCTCCTATCTCGACAAGAACCGGATCCTGCTGGCGGCGCGCGAGGCCGGTGCGGACGCAATCCACCCCGGATACGGCTTTCTGTCCGAAAATGCGGCTTTTGCGGAGGCATGCGCTGCGGCGCGGATTGCTTTTGTGGGACCGCCGGCTGCCGCCATCTCCGCCATGGGCTCCAAGGCGGACGCGAAAACGCTGATGGAACGCGCCGGCGTGCCCGTGGTGCGCGGCTATCACGGCGAGATGCAGTCGGCCGAGTTCCTCAAGCGCAAGGCCTACGAGATCGGATATCCGGTGCTCATCAAGGCCATTGCCGGGGGCGGCGGCAAGGGGATGCGCCGCGTCGACAAGGCGATCGACTTCGACGATGCGCTGGCCGAGGCACGGCGCGAGGCAAAGAATGCGTTCGGCGACGACCGCGTGCTGGTGGAGCGCTTCATCAAGCAGCCCCGCCACATCGAGATTCAGGTGTTTGCCGACACGCGCGGTCGCACCGTCTCGCTGCATGAGCGGGACTGCTCGGTCCAGCGGCGCCATCAGAAAATAATGGAGGAGAGCCCCGCGCCGGGGATGACGCCGGAGCTGCGCGCCTCCATGGGCCGCGCTGCGGTGATGGCGGCCGAGGCGGTGGGCTATGTCGGGGCCGGCACGGTGGAGTTCATCGTCGAAGGGGGCGGGGAGCTCACCGAGGACGGATTCTTCTTCATGGAGATGAACACCCGCCTTCAGGTGGAGCATCCTGTCACCGAGATGGTGACGGGCTTCGACCTGGTGGAGTGGCAGCTTCGCGTTGCGGCCGGCGAGCCGCTGCCATCGGGCGAGCCGCGTCCGCCGAAAGGCCATGCGCTGGAGGTGCGCCTTTACGCCGAGGACCCGGACAACGGCTTCCTGCCGTCCACCGGCCGTCTTGCCGCGCTGTCCTTTCCGGAGGGCGTGCGCGTGGACACCGGCGCCGAGACCGGCGACCGCGTGAGCCCGTTCTACGACCCGATGATTGCCAAAATGATCGTTCACGCCGACAGCCGCGACGCCGCATTTGCGGCAATGCGCGATGCGCTTGACCGGACCGTGGCCATCGGCCCGCGCACCAACCTGCCGTTTCTGGCAAAGCTCGTCACCCATCCGGACATTTTGGCCGCCAACCACGACACCGGCTTTGTGGGCCATGCGCTCGATGACCTGACAGGCGGCACCGTCAGCGCGGAGGCGGTTGCCGATGCGGCGGCGTCGCTTGTGGCGGCGGCCGAGGTGCCGGCGCCGGTGGAGAGCGGCTTTCAGAACCCGTGGCTTGCGCGCGACGGCTACCGTCTCACCGGCCATGCGGCGAGCGACGTTTCGCTGCTGGTGGATGGCGAGCCCCGTTTTGCGCGGCTGGACAGCGGACCCGAGGGCCAGACCGTCAGCATCGACGGCATTGTCGGCACGGTGGGCGGGCCGCGCGTGATTTATGCCGACGGCGATGCCTTTGCCGTGGAGGCCGGGCGTGCCGTGCGCGTTTCGCTGGTGGAGCAGCTGTCGCGGGAGATTGCGCCGGATGCGGCCGGTGGCGCGCTGGCGCCGATGCACGGGCGGATTGTGGCGGTCCACGTTTCACCCGGCATGACCGTGGCGCCGGGCGACAAGCTGTTCGCCATCGAAGCGATGAAGATGGAGCATACCGTCAAGGCGGTCGCCGAGGGCGTGGTGCTGGAAGTGCATGCCGCGGCTGGCGATCAGGTCGCCGAACGGGCCGAGGTGATTGTGCTTGGCCCGCCGGGGTCCGTGCCGGCAGCGCCCGAGCCAGCCGAAGAGCTGCCTTTGGCCGTGCCGGTCGAAACTGAACCAACTGCCGAGGCGTCGTATGACGCGGGGGAGACTGCGCCCGTACCGGAGGCGGACGGTCAGGCAGAAACCGCGGCACTGGGCATTGACGATGACGCCAATAATGCTGCCGACGCCGAGGCCGCCAACGGGGACGGGGCTGTCGGTGCGGCGCTGGAGAACGAAGGCCCCGACGGTGATGGCGCGGACGATACGGCGGCGCCGAGCCCGCGCGAATATTAG
- a CDS encoding adenylate/guanylate cyclase domain-containing protein, whose amino-acid sequence MLDRSATQRKSPRGRWRRRLARALPLALIALGLLFAGLTVRVNDGTAVGALRNLVFDEYQRLDPRPYDPASPVRIVTIDEASLAELGQWPWPRAVLADIINTLTGMGAAAIGLDMILAEPDRMSPESIAELMPEGDRRNALLTALDGAPDNDTLLAAALGASPSVLGVSLDKAPRETNGAPPLVAKTGFAFAGDDPRAFIPAFSSATLPLPALERASAGLAALNWLPDRDRIVRQIQVLFQGGDGTLIPGLAGETLRIAQGASTMVVRASNASGQSAFGEKTGINAVRIGGLDVPTTADGAVRLHFSRNDEARQIPAWTVVRGTVDPDEIAGRIILIGATAPGLLDIQATPLEEAVPGVELHAQLIDHMVFGTSLERPDWSLGLEIVVFIALTILFAVAASALSPMLSFGVGIVLLTAVVGASYALFRTERLLVDPSFPVLGGALVLLATTSWVAIREGSEKRWVRSAFGRYVASDLVEDIATNHERLTLGGETKSMTLLFTDIRGFTTISEGMDAQGLTTFINAFLTPLTNVILSHRGTVDKYMGDAIMAFWNAPLDDPAHAPHSAEAALDMMQALDRFNAEHAGIYKPVAIGIGINTGECCVGNLGSSQRFDYSVIGDAVNIASRLEGQTKTYGVPILVGPETAVALMEAGYYCLSFDNIKVKGKEIAIEIFALLGGPNHPVPTRVAGAEGHMNEMTRAYRSGDLPAMAAAIAALEAANVPELRLVVALYAERLAALTMLTPAPEPVAAGS is encoded by the coding sequence ATGCTCGATCGGAGCGCAACGCAGCGCAAATCACCTCGCGGGCGCTGGCGGCGCAGGCTCGCCCGTGCCCTGCCGCTGGCGTTGATTGCGCTCGGCTTGCTGTTTGCCGGGCTTACGGTGCGCGTCAACGACGGCACCGCGGTCGGCGCCCTGCGCAATCTGGTGTTCGATGAATACCAGCGGCTGGACCCCCGCCCCTACGATCCCGCCTCCCCCGTGCGCATCGTCACCATCGACGAAGCCTCCCTCGCCGAGCTTGGGCAATGGCCGTGGCCGCGCGCCGTGTTGGCCGACATCATCAACACGCTGACCGGCATGGGGGCTGCCGCCATCGGCCTCGACATGATCCTTGCAGAACCGGACCGCATGTCGCCCGAAAGCATTGCCGAACTGATGCCAGAGGGAGACAGGCGCAACGCACTTCTGACTGCGCTGGATGGCGCGCCCGACAACGATACGCTGCTGGCCGCCGCGCTTGGCGCATCCCCTTCCGTGCTGGGCGTTTCACTGGACAAGGCCCCGCGCGAGACAAACGGCGCGCCGCCTCTGGTGGCCAAGACCGGATTTGCCTTTGCCGGGGACGACCCGCGCGCCTTCATCCCCGCCTTTTCGAGCGCCACCTTGCCGCTGCCCGCGCTGGAGCGCGCCAGCGCCGGCCTTGCCGCACTCAACTGGTTGCCGGACCGGGACCGGATCGTCCGCCAGATCCAGGTTCTGTTCCAGGGCGGCGACGGCACCTTGATCCCGGGCCTTGCGGGCGAAACCCTGCGCATTGCGCAAGGCGCCAGCACCATGGTGGTGCGCGCGTCCAATGCGTCGGGCCAGAGTGCGTTCGGCGAGAAAACCGGCATCAATGCCGTGCGCATCGGCGGACTGGACGTGCCGACGACTGCGGACGGCGCGGTCCGGCTGCATTTTTCCAGAAATGACGAGGCCCGGCAGATCCCGGCGTGGACCGTGGTGCGCGGCACGGTGGACCCGGACGAGATTGCCGGACGGATCATCCTGATCGGCGCCACTGCCCCCGGCCTTCTGGACATTCAGGCGACGCCGCTGGAAGAGGCCGTGCCGGGGGTCGAGCTGCACGCCCAGCTCATCGACCATATGGTGTTCGGCACCAGCCTTGAGCGGCCGGACTGGTCGCTCGGGCTCGAAATTGTGGTGTTCATCGCCCTCACCATCCTTTTTGCGGTGGCAGCGTCGGCCCTTTCGCCGATGCTGAGCTTCGGCGTCGGCATTGTCCTTCTCACCGCCGTCGTCGGGGCAAGCTACGCGCTGTTTCGCACCGAGCGGCTCCTGGTCGACCCGTCCTTTCCGGTGCTGGGCGGGGCGCTGGTGCTGCTCGCCACAACGAGCTGGGTTGCCATCCGCGAAGGCTCGGAAAAGCGGTGGGTGCGGTCCGCCTTCGGCCGCTACGTGGCTTCGGACCTGGTGGAAGACATTGCCACCAACCACGAGCGGCTGACCCTTGGCGGCGAGACCAAGTCGATGACGCTCCTGTTCACCGATATTCGCGGCTTCACCACCATCTCGGAAGGAATGGACGCGCAGGGCCTCACCACCTTCATCAACGCCTTCCTGACGCCCCTCACCAACGTGATCCTCTCCCACCGCGGCACGGTGGACAAATATATGGGCGACGCCATCATGGCGTTCTGGAATGCGCCGCTCGACGATCCGGCCCATGCCCCCCACTCCGCCGAAGCCGCGCTCGACATGATGCAGGCGCTGGACCGCTTCAACGCCGAACACGCGGGCATCTACAAGCCGGTTGCCATCGGCATCGGCATCAACACCGGCGAGTGCTGTGTCGGCAATCTCGGCTCCAGCCAGCGGTTTGACTATTCGGTCATCGGCGATGCGGTGAACATCGCCTCCCGCCTCGAAGGGCAGACCAAGACCTACGGCGTGCCCATCCTCGTCGGCCCCGAAACGGCCGTGGCGCTGATGGAGGCCGGCTACTACTGCCTGTCGTTCGACAACATCAAGGTAAAGGGCAAGGAGATCGCCATCGAGATCTTCGCGCTGCTGGGCGGCCCCAACCACCCGGTGCCAACCCGTGTTGCCGGGGCCGAAGGCCACATGAACGAGATGACCCGCGCCTACCGCAGCGGCGACCTTCCGGCCATGGCAGCCGCCATTGCCGCGCTGGAGGCGGCAAACGTGCCGGAACTCCGGCTCGTCGTCGCCCTTTACGCCGAGCGGCTCGCCGCGCTGACCATGCTCACCCCCGCCCCCGAGCCGGTGGCGGCTGGCAGCTGA